In Papio anubis isolate 15944 chromosome 20, Panubis1.0, whole genome shotgun sequence, the genomic window AATCTGGTTGGTTGATAGGTGGGGAAAGTACCCCTGCTCCCGGCTCTAATATTTGGTGTTAAAAGTGTTATGCTGAGGCCTGGtatgatggcttacacctgtaaccccagcactttggaaagctaaggtgagtggatcacctgaggtcaggagtttgagaccagcctggccaacatggtgaaacctcgtctctactaaaaatacaaaattagctgggcatgatggatggtgcgcacctgtaatcccagctactcaggaggctgaggcagaagaatcgcttaaacctggggggcagaggttgcagtgagctgagatcatggcactgcactccagcctggacagagcaagactctgtcaaaaaaaaaaaaaaaaaaaagcagtgttaTGTTGAGGGGCATGTAAGAATAGGAAGAAtactttgcattttgtttttctaatcttAGACAGCTTGGCACTCCAGACATTGAGGAGCAGGTGTTCCGTTCAGCCCAAGTAGATGCTTAGAGCCAAGGTAAATTGCACTGCGGTGTGTATTTGGTGGTTTGTCCAAGAGCTGGGAAGCAGTTTACTATCTAAGTAAGTATAATAGGTAGGTGTACAAGATGGTGCCTAAGATTCCCACAGTGATGCTCGTGATGGCCCAGTAGAAGGCTTGTTTGGAGGTCTTGGCTGCCAGCTCATAGTCACTGGATTTATTGTACTTCTTTGTCTGAGTTTTAGGAGAGAGGGAACAGGGAAAGATGAGTATAAAAGAGTTATTGcatggctgggtatggtggctcacgcctgtaatgccagcactttgggaagctgaggtgggcagatcacctgaggtcaggtgttcaagaccagcctggccaacatggtgaaacccagctccaccaaaaatataaaaattagccaggcgtggtggtgggcgcctataatcccagctactcaggaagctgaggcaggagaatcgtttgaacccgcaaggcggaggttgtggtgagctgagctcgtaccactgcactccagcctaggtgacagagtgagattctgtctcaaaaaaaaaaaaaaaaaaaaaaagagttattggGTGAGGGTGGGCTGTGGAACTGTAAGGACTCAGGGTGGAGGTCTGAACCCACAGAAGGTGCTGGTGTTGCTCAGGCTCCTAGTTCAGAAGGgagaacaggccaggcgcggtggttcatgcctgtaatcccagcactttgggaggccgagacgggcggatcacaaggtcaggagatcgaggccatcctggctaacatggcgaaaccccgtctctactaaaaatacaaaaaattagccgggcgcagtggcgggcgcctgtagtcccagctacacgggaggctgaggcaggagaatggtgtaaacccgggaggcggagcttgcagtgagtggagatcgcgccactgcactccagcctgggcgacagagcgagactccatctcagaaaaaaaaaaaaaagaagtgagaacaAGGAAGAAGTTGGGTCAGGGGCAGGGGTGAGATGGAGAGGGACGGTGAGGATTGGCATGGTGCAGGTGCCCACCAGGCAAGAAAAGATCACGGCTGGGATGGCGAAGGGAAGGCAACAGAAGAGGCTCAGGATGGACAGGCAGAGGTAGTCGCTGGACTCATCCTCATCAGACATCAGTTTAAACACCTGGGGGGCAGAGAGTTGGTTATGTCTCACTGTGGCTTCTGAACTCTAACAATcctttctcactctctccccaCTTACCCTAACTCATCTCTCCTTGGCAGCTATACGATCTTCATTGACCCCATTTAAAATTCTCATTGACTTTCTCTAACCCCCACCATGTCTCCTCTAACCTCTCTCTAtcctttttagtttttgagacaaggtcttgctctgtcacctaggctgaagtacactggcatgatcataattcactgcagcctcgaactcctgggctcaagcaatcctcctgcctcagcctcccaatagctggtaGTACCATAGGTACAAACCACCACCAACCCCAGCCATtttgattgtgtttttttttttgcagagatggaatctcattatgttgcccaggcttgtcttcaactcctggccttaaatgatccttctgcctcaatctttcaaagtgttaggattagccgggcgcggtggctcacgcctgtaatcccagcactttgggaggccgaggcggcggatcaccaggtcaggagatcgagaccatcctggctaacacagtgaaaccccgcctctactaaaaataaggaaCAAACTAGCCGGGAAGGCTAAAAGGGCTGCCTTTAGtcccagccaccgggaggctggagg contains:
- the LOC116271670 gene encoding uncharacterized protein LOC116271670 isoform X2, with the protein product MSPLPQVIQMTPLPQVVQVPQTMKANENSEWEEAYTNSGRTGWLSAFAVFKLMSDEDESSDYLCLSILSLFCCLPFAIPAVIFSCLTKKYNKSSDYELAAKTSKQAFYWAITSITVGILGTILYTYLLYLLR